From one Bacillus sp. FJAT-42376 genomic stretch:
- a CDS encoding SDR family oxidoreductase — translation MRFVNRVAVVTGAGSGIGMETACKLAKGGAKVILVGRTEEKLVKAAGFINEQTLQETAVVFPADVTKENEIQRLREFVDGYGSLDLLINNAGGSGQSKILETSLENWDEVQSLNLRSVFLTSKILGERMMESSRQQKMDRAIVNVASLSGYKPGAHIPHYSAAKAGVINFSKALALELAPYGIRVNSVSPGFTETPLTADGLQNAQFAASIERNTALKRVGKAEEIANVIAFAASEEASYMTGSDLLVDGGWLIK, via the coding sequence ATGCGATTTGTAAACCGAGTAGCTGTCGTTACTGGTGCAGGCAGCGGAATTGGAATGGAGACCGCCTGCAAGCTTGCCAAAGGGGGAGCTAAAGTAATCCTCGTTGGCAGAACCGAGGAAAAGCTTGTAAAGGCGGCCGGATTTATTAATGAACAGACGCTTCAGGAGACCGCAGTCGTTTTTCCTGCGGATGTAACAAAGGAAAATGAGATTCAGCGCTTACGGGAGTTTGTGGATGGATACGGATCGCTCGACCTTTTAATCAATAATGCGGGAGGATCCGGCCAGTCAAAAATTCTTGAAACGTCCCTGGAAAATTGGGACGAAGTACAGTCACTCAACCTGAGAAGCGTTTTTCTTACGAGTAAAATTTTAGGTGAGCGAATGATGGAAAGCAGCAGGCAGCAGAAAATGGATCGGGCTATAGTGAATGTAGCCTCCCTGTCAGGCTATAAACCTGGGGCACATATCCCTCATTACAGTGCTGCAAAGGCGGGAGTAATCAATTTTTCAAAAGCGCTCGCTCTGGAGCTTGCTCCATACGGAATCAGGGTCAACTCGGTTTCACCGGGTTTTACAGAAACCCCTTTAACTGCAGATGGGCTTCAGAATGCGCAGTTTGCCGCATCGATTGAGAGAAATACAGCTCTTAAACGGGTGGGGAAAGCAGAAGAGATAGCAAATGTTATTGCATTTGCTGCCTCTGAGGAAGCGTCCTATATGACGGGCTCCGATCTGCTCGTAGACGGAGGATGGTTAATTAAATGA
- a CDS encoding enoyl-CoA hydratase, whose translation MSHLLVEQSGPVLYVTLNRPESLNSFSAEMITGLTSALRNAEESEETKVIILSGAGRSFSAGGDVKTMGQVNGQQIYEHLGKLNECILTIKNLSKPVIAAVHGFAAGAAFNLALACDFIFAAEDSKFVMSFAQVGLISDGGGLYFLPRLIGTQRAKELFFSAEPIDAETAKSYGIVNRTVPLEQLKDEASSYAFRLSQGPLQAFGQMKRIMEQSSYSRLEDILEQERLTQPMMIETADHQEGVAAFKEKRKPVFQGK comes from the coding sequence ATGTCTCATTTACTAGTTGAACAGAGCGGACCTGTTTTATATGTAACGCTGAATCGCCCAGAATCGTTAAACTCTTTCAGTGCAGAAATGATTACCGGATTGACAAGCGCTTTGCGTAATGCGGAAGAGAGTGAGGAAACAAAAGTGATCATTCTGTCCGGTGCAGGCCGTTCCTTCAGTGCAGGCGGTGATGTCAAAACAATGGGACAGGTGAACGGACAGCAGATTTATGAGCACCTTGGAAAACTGAATGAATGCATCCTGACAATTAAAAATCTGAGCAAGCCCGTGATTGCAGCGGTTCATGGATTTGCTGCCGGTGCAGCATTTAACCTCGCTCTTGCCTGTGATTTCATCTTTGCGGCGGAAGACAGTAAATTTGTGATGAGCTTTGCTCAGGTTGGCTTGATTTCAGATGGAGGCGGACTGTATTTTCTTCCGAGATTAATAGGGACTCAGCGTGCGAAAGAGCTGTTCTTCAGCGCAGAGCCGATTGATGCCGAAACGGCGAAGTCTTACGGAATTGTCAATCGGACGGTGCCTCTTGAACAGCTGAAGGATGAAGCAAGCTCCTATGCTTTCCGTCTTTCCCAGGGACCCCTTCAGGCTTTTGGCCAGATGAAGCGGATTATGGAGCAATCCTCTTACTCCCGCTTAGAGGATATTCTCGAGCAGGAAAGGCTGACACAGCCCATGATGATTGAAACGGCTGATCACCAGGAAGGTGTCGCAGCATTTAAAGAAAAAAGAAAACCGGTATTCCAGGGGAAGTGA